A DNA window from Oryzias latipes chromosome 5, ASM223467v1 contains the following coding sequences:
- the LOC101170668 gene encoding mitochondrial intermembrane space import and assembly protein 40-B → MSSVRQEGKDKIIFVTKEDHEAPSNAELVEEDPNDPYEEQGLILPSGDINWNCPCLGGMASGPCGTEFKDAFSCFHYSKEEIKGSDCMEQFTAMQQCLQLYPELYPQEDEASPKQSSKDSAAEGPSAANSSPAPEQDSDTSDPNTESSPGS, encoded by the exons ATGAGCTCGGTTAGACAAGAAG GAAAAGACAAAATTATCTTTGTCACCAAAGAAGATCATGAAGCTCCCAGCAATGCTGAGCTTGTAGAAGAAGATCCCAATGACCCCTATGAGGAGCAGG GTCTCATCCTTCCTAGCGGTGACATAAACTGGAACTGCCCCTGTCTGGGTGGGATGGCCAGCGGTCCCTGCGGGACAGAGTTCAAGGATGCCTTCTCTTGCTTCCACTACAGCAAGGAGGAAATCAAGGGTTCAGACTGCATGGAGCAGTTCACAGCCATGCAGCAGTGCCTGCAGCTCTACCCAGAGCTGTACCCTCAAGAAGATGAAGCCTCACCCAAACAGAGCTCCAAAGACTCTGCTGCTGAAGGGCCTTCGGCCGCCAACTCAAGCCCTGCTCCAGAGCAGGACTCTGATACCTCAGATCCCAACACAGAAAGCTCACCGGGGAGCTAA